A genomic stretch from Sceloporus undulatus isolate JIND9_A2432 ecotype Alabama chromosome 5, SceUnd_v1.1, whole genome shotgun sequence includes:
- the LRRTM1 gene encoding leucine-rich repeat transmembrane neuronal protein 1 produces MDFLLIGVCLNWLLRKPPGLILCTLGIFFKMLPAVNSGCPQLCRCEGRLLYCESLNLTEMPHNLSGVMGLSLRYNSLSELHDGQFTGLMQLTWLYLDHNHICSVEGNAFQKLRRVKELTLSSNKITQLPNTTFRPMPNLRSVDLSYNNLQALEPDLFHGLRKLTTLHMRSNAIKFVPVRIFQDCRSLKFLDIGYNQLKSLARNSFAGLFKLTELHLEHNDLVKVNLAHFPRLISLHSLCLRRNKVNIVVNSLDWIWKLEKMDLSGNEIEYIEPHVFESVPHLQSLQLDSNRLTYIHPRILNSWKSLTSISLSANVWDCGRNICALASWLSNFKGRYDSNLLCATPEYAQGEDVLDAVYAFHLCEDAADPTTDVNLLSAVANNSDQMFSYSPATVNYDMQDTEGDRTTNAVTVTKPNENAENAVQIHKVVTGTMALIFSFLIVVLVLYVSWKCFPASLRQLRQCFVTQRRKQKQKQTMHQMAAMSAQEYYVDYKPNHIEGALVIINEYGSCTCHQQPARECEV; encoded by the coding sequence ATGGATTTCCTTCTTATTGGTGTCTGTTTAAACTGGCTGCTGAGGAAGCCCCCAGGGTTGATCCTGTGTACACTGGGTATCTTTTTCAAAATGCTTCCAGCCGTGAATAGTGGGTGTCCACAGCTCTGTCGGTGTGAGGGCAGGCTTTTGTACTGCGAGTCGCTGAATCTCACAGAGATGCCGCACAACCTGTCGGGCGTGATGGGCTTGTCGTTGCGGTACAACAGCCTCTCTGAGCTGCATGATGGACAGTTCACAGGGTTAATGCAACTCACGTGGCTCTATCTGGATCACAATCACATTTGCTCAGTGGAGGGAAATGCCTTTCAAAAGCTGCGGAGAGTTAAAGAACTCACTCTGAGTTCCAACAAAATCACACAACTGCCCAACACCACCTTCCGGCCCATGCCGAATCTGCGCAGTGTGGATTTATCCTACAATAATCTGCAGGCTTTGGAGCCGGACCTGTTTCATGGGTTGCGGAAGCTGACAACTCTGCACATGCGGTCCAATGCCATCAAGTTTGTGCCCGTTCGAATCTTCCAAGACTGCCGCAGCCTCAAATTTCTTGACATAggatacaatcagttaaaaagcCTGGCTCGAAACTCATTTGCAGGTTTGTTTAAACTCACTGAGTTACACCTTGAGCACAATGACCTGGTAAAAGTGAACTTGGCCCATTTCCCAAGGCTCATCTCCTTGCATTCTCTCTGCCTACGGAGGAATAAGGTCAATATTGTGGTGAATTCCTTGGACTGGATATGGAAATTAGAAAAAATGGACCTCTCGGGCAATGAGATTGAATACATCGAACCTCATGTTTTTGAAAGTGTACCTCATCTCCAGTCCCTTCAGCTGGATTCTAATCGACTCACCTACATTCATCCAAGAATCCTCAACTCCTGGAAATCCCTCACTAGCATCAGCCTTTCTGCAAATGTCTGGGATTGTGGCCGTAACATTTGTGCCTTGGCCTCTTGGCTAAGCAACTTTAAAGGCCGCTATGACAGCAACCTGCTGTGTGCAACCCCTGAATATGCACAGGGTGAGGATGTCTTAGATGCAGTCTATGCTTTCCATTTATGTGAAGATGCAGCAGACCCCACAACTGATGTCAACCTGCTCTCTGCTGTAGCAAACAACAGTGACCAAATGTTCAGCTACAGCCCTGCCACTGTCAACTATGACATGCAGGATACTGAAGGAGACAGAACAACAAATGCCGTTACGGTAACTAAACCCAACGAGAACGCAGAGAATGCGGTTCAGATTCACAAGGTGGTAACAGGGACCATGGCCCTCATCTTCTCTTTCCTTATAGTGGTTTTGGTGTTGTACGTTTCATGGAAGTGTTTCCCAGCCAGTCTTAGGCAACTGAGACAGTGTTTTGTGACACAGCGTAgaaagcagaaacaaaaacaaaccatgcATCAAATGGCTGCTATGTCAGCCCAGGAGTATTATGTTGATTACAAACCCAACCACATTGAAGGCGCTCTGGTGATCATTAATGAGTATGGATCCTGTACTTGCCACCAGCAGCCAGCAAGGGAATGTGAGGTGTGA